A single window of Podarcis raffonei isolate rPodRaf1 chromosome 9, rPodRaf1.pri, whole genome shotgun sequence DNA harbors:
- the LOC128420550 gene encoding CD209 antigen-like, translated as MEKPAPAKPAKPTKPKKPTKRTAPAEAPAKAPAEAPAEAEQLATITDDKTERVETPTPEKGAESIDNEAPRKDSATATAAAAAAADETGASGFQSMVAFITSPTGERFVVLEIFILTAMTLLIFLLYQKEMKKRVEIEMAMNMIRNIVVGIDSNYKDKDDFQILAAAQNLSEEVRYLAKRNDRLQKEIDILTRNLKDGWVIFSNAFYLFSVELRSWMDSKKKCEREGAKLISIETVEEQFFINHEVKGHRKFFWIGLFKDKNVEWKWLSGKLPEDEYWIYYSLHDELNHDCTAMTFDCIDTCWIALECHLQMPYICKKVPDDAWL; from the exons ATGGAGAAGCCAGCACCCGCAAAGCCTGCAAAGCCCACAAagcccaaaaaacccacaaagcgTACAGCACCAGCAGAAGCACCAGCAAAAGCACCAGCAGAAGCCCCAGCGGAGGCAGAACAACTTGCAACTATAACTGATG ACAAAACTGAAAGGGTGGAGACGCCAACACCCGAAAAGGGTGCAGAGTCCATAGATAATGAAGCACCCAGAAAGGattcagcaacagcaacagcagcagcagcagcagcagcagatgaaaCTGGTG CATCTGGTTTTCAGAGCATGGTTGCTTTCATCACATCTCCAACGGGTGAAAGATTTGTCGTACTTGAGATTTTCATCCTCACTGCCATGACACTCCTGATTTTCCTTCTAT atcagaaggaaatgaaaaaaagagTGGAGATTGAAATGGCAATGAACATGATTCGAAACATTGTTGTTGGGATTGATTCAAACTATAAAGACAAGGATG ACTTCCAAATACTCGCTGCAGCTCAAAACTTATCAGAGGAAGTGCGGTATCTTGCCAAAAGAAATGATCGACTGCAAAAGGAAATTG ACATCCTTACTAGAAACTTGAAAGATGGCTGGGTTATATTTTCAAATGCGTTCTATCTGTTTTCTGTTGAGCTACGCTCATGGATGGATTCCAAAAAAAAGTGTGAGAGGGAAGGCGCCAAGCTCATTTCTATAGAAACAGTGGAAGAACAG TTTTTTATAAACCATGAAGTAAAAGGTCATAGAAAGTTTTTTTGGATTGGACTCTTTAAAGACAAGAATGTGGAATGGAAATGGCTATCAGGCAAACTACCTGAAGACGA GTACTGGATTTATTATTCGCTACATGATGAATTGAACCATGACTGCACTGCAATGACCTTTGATTGCATTGATACTTGCTGGATAGCATTAgaatgtcatctgcaaatgccgtATATTTGTAAGAAGGTGCCGGATGATGCTTGGCTCTAA